The following coding sequences are from one Clostridia bacterium window:
- a CDS encoding sugar kinase: MPKVVTFGEIMLRLSTPGNQRFIQAQSFEVTYGGAEANVAVSLANYGLDAYFVTKLPANPIGQAALNHLRRYGVHTDYILRGGPRLGIYFLESGVAQRPSKIVYDRLPSALSEALPEEFKWQDIFKGASWFHFTGITPALSVNASQATVEAAKAAKAQGATVSCDLNYRKNLWSPERANQVMTEAMQYVDVLIANEEDAEKVFGIKASSSDVSAGKLSEAGYREVARQLADRFGLSYVAITLRESLSASQNGWSGLLFHQGSFYRSPRYNITPIVDRVGGGDSFGGALIYSLLAGKDPQDALNFAVAASCLKHSIPGDFNLVGVEEVELLARGDASGRVQR; encoded by the coding sequence ATGCCCAAGGTAGTCACTTTTGGAGAGATTATGCTTCGTCTTTCTACACCAGGGAATCAACGCTTCATTCAGGCCCAAAGCTTTGAAGTTACTTACGGCGGAGCCGAGGCCAATGTAGCTGTCTCCTTGGCTAACTACGGATTGGATGCCTATTTTGTAACCAAGCTTCCAGCTAACCCGATTGGGCAAGCAGCTCTGAATCACCTTCGCCGGTACGGGGTTCACACCGACTACATTCTCAGGGGTGGGCCCCGACTGGGTATCTACTTTCTAGAATCGGGGGTGGCTCAGCGACCATCCAAGATCGTATATGATCGCCTACCCTCGGCTTTATCCGAGGCTTTGCCTGAGGAGTTCAAGTGGCAGGACATTTTTAAAGGAGCTTCTTGGTTCCATTTTACTGGGATTACCCCGGCCTTATCAGTCAACGCATCTCAAGCTACGGTCGAGGCTGCCAAAGCGGCAAAGGCTCAGGGGGCGACAGTCAGCTGCGACCTTAATTACCGCAAGAACCTTTGGAGCCCTGAGCGAGCCAATCAAGTAATGACCGAAGCCATGCAATATGTGGATGTCCTTATAGCTAACGAGGAAGATGCCGAGAAGGTGTTTGGCATTAAGGCTTCATCTAGCGATGTCAGCGCTGGGAAACTTAGCGAGGCGGGGTACCGAGAAGTGGCCAGGCAGTTGGCAGATAGGTTTGGTCTAAGCTACGTGGCTATAACTTTGCGGGAGAGCCTGTCTGCCTCCCAGAATGGCTGGTCCGGGCTATTGTTCCACCAGGGTTCATTTTATCGTTCCCCTCGATACAACATTACTCCTATTGTTGATCGGGTTGGCGGTGGCGATTCCTTCGGAGGCGCTTTGATCTATTCGCTACTGGCTGGCAAGGACCCGCAGGATGCCCTGAATTTTGCGGTTGCTGCCTCCTGCCTGAAGCATAGCATTCCTGGAGATTTCAACCTCGTGGGCGTAGAAGAAGTGGAGCTGCTGGCACGCGGAGATGCTTCTGGCCGGGTACAGCGTTGA
- a CDS encoding epoxyqueuosine reductase, with translation MQDIDKIIRCIALENGAQLVGVAATAEVEGETTAAPTFIPGRPQIARWGTPILSAELKVFPRAVVIGVPVLRSVLDTLKDGPNHIYYHHYRQINLLLDQVALKIGLYLEKAGYKSIPIAASQIVDWESQRAYVSHKELARLAGLGWRGRNNLLVTEKWGAAVRLASILTDAPLATGLPLDRDCGNCYACVRVCPAGAIKRDVSRFDHLACFQELRQLSRERNIGQYICGLCIKACYRGGGCGQS, from the coding sequence ATGCAAGATATCGATAAAATCATCAGGTGCATAGCTTTAGAGAATGGGGCTCAGTTAGTAGGGGTCGCTGCCACTGCTGAGGTTGAGGGCGAAACGACAGCGGCCCCCACTTTTATCCCTGGAAGGCCCCAGATTGCCAGGTGGGGCACCCCCATTTTGTCTGCTGAACTTAAAGTCTTTCCCAGGGCCGTCGTAATTGGCGTTCCAGTCTTGCGATCAGTCTTGGACACCCTGAAGGATGGTCCCAATCATATTTATTACCATCACTACCGCCAGATCAATCTGCTCCTGGATCAAGTAGCCCTAAAAATAGGCCTTTATCTTGAAAAAGCCGGATATAAATCCATCCCAATAGCTGCCTCGCAGATCGTGGACTGGGAAAGTCAACGGGCCTATGTCTCGCACAAGGAGCTGGCTCGCCTGGCTGGCCTTGGGTGGCGCGGCCGTAACAACTTGTTAGTTACAGAAAAATGGGGTGCTGCGGTCAGGCTTGCTAGCATTCTTACCGATGCTCCATTGGCAACAGGATTACCTCTGGACCGGGACTGCGGGAACTGTTATGCTTGTGTTAGAGTCTGCCCGGCTGGCGCAATAAAGAGAGACGTCTCCCGATTTGATCACTTGGCTTGCTTTCAAGAGCTCAGGCAGCTTAGTCGGGAACGTAATATAGGACAATACATCTGTGGTTTATGCATAAAAGCTTGTTACAGAGGCGGTGGCTGTGGGCAAAGTTAG